In a genomic window of Gossypium arboreum isolate Shixiya-1 chromosome 7, ASM2569848v2, whole genome shotgun sequence:
- the LOC108475199 gene encoding probable glycosyltransferase At3g07620, whose translation MRRYTRKHHSSLILLAVISIAVASAIVVFKVSKGLSWHYLASPWTWTSTLGGPFSSRHAIDKRKEKAKEYINLERIWNDESVKRRGKHRDGSLEMVEADLAKARALIRDASLNPSNSSTLELPDSDYVPQGNIYRNPHAFHRSYLLMEKMFKIFVYEEGEPPLFHYGSCKDIYSMEGLFMSLMEQDTRYRTWDPNEAHVYFLPFSVVMILKHLFDPIIRDKAVMERTVVDYVGIISNKYPFWNRSIGVDHFMLSCHDWGPRATWYVKELYYNSIRVLCNANTSEYFNPKKDASFPEINLVTGEITNLAAHLTPSNRSILAFFAGNLYHGKIRALVFKHWKGKDNGIQIYEKLPVGVSYSEMMKKSRFCLCPSGHEVASPRIVEAIYAECVPVIISQNYVLPFSDVLRWESFSIQIAVSEIANLKNILMGISEERYDRMVENVRKVQNHFLVNDPPKRYDVFNMIIHSVWLRRLNVRIYS comes from the exons AGGTACACGAGAAAACATCATTCAAGCTTAATTCTTTTAGCAGTGATATCCATAGCTGTGGCTTCCGCCATTGTCGTTTTCAAGGTTTCAAAAGGACTTTCATGGCATTATTTGGCATCTCCATGGACATGGACTTCAACCCTTGGAGGACCCTTCTCTTCCCGTCATGCCATT GATAAAAGAAAGGAGAAGGCCAAAGAATATATAAATCTGGAAAGGATTTGGAACGACGAATCCGTTAAAAGAAGAGGTAAACACCGAGATGGAAGTCTGGAGATGGTAGAAGCGGATCTTGCTAAAGCTAGAGCTTTGATACGGGATGCGTCGTTAAACCCCAGTAACAGCAGCACTTTGGAACTTCCCGACTCCGATTACGTTCCCCAAGGCAACATTTACAGGAACCCTCACGCATTTCACCG GAGTTATCTGTTAATGGAAAAGATGTTCAAGATATTCGTTTATGAAGAAGGGGAACCACCTTTATTTCATTACGGATCATGCAAAGATATATACTCCATGGAAGGACTATTCATGAGCTTGatggaacaggatacaaggtatcgTACATGGGATCCTAATGAAGCACATGTTTATTTCCTTCCTTTCAGTGTGGTGATGATACTAAAGCATCTCTTCGATCCCATCATCCGCGATAAAGCTGTGATGGAGCGGACGGTAGTCGATTATGTTGGAATCATATCCAACAAGTATCCTTTTTGGAATCGAAGCATTGGGGTTGATCATTTCATGCTCTCCTGCCATGACTGG GGCCCAAGGGCAACCTGGTACGTGAAAGAACTTTACTACAATTCCATTCGAGTTCTTTGCAATGCCAATACTTCAGAGTATTTCAATCCAAAGAAAGACGCATCCTTTCCTGAAATCAATCTTGTGACGGGGGAAATCACCAACCTAGCAGCCCATTTGACTCCCTCAAATCGTTCCATCTTAGCATTCTTCGCAGGCAACTTATATCACGGTAAAATTAGGGCACTTGTATTTAAGCATTGGAAGGGAAAAGATAATGGCATACAAATCTACGAAAAACTTCCGGTCGGGGTTTCCTATAGTGAAATGATGAAGAAGAGCAGGTTTTGCTTATGTCCGAGTGGGCATGAAGTTGCCAGTCCAAGAATTGTGGAGGCAATTTACGCAGAATGTGTTCCGGTGATAATATCGCAGAACTATGTTCTTCCTTTCAGTGATGTTCTGAGATGGGAGTCGTTCTCGATCCAGATAGCAGTAAGCGAAATAGCCAACCTGAAGAACATTTTGATGGGGATATCTGAAGAACGATATGATAGAATGGTGGAGAATGTTAGGAAAGTGCAGAACCATTTCTTGGTGAATGATCCTCCGAAGAGATACGACGTGTTTAATATGATTATTCATTCGGTTTGGCTTCGTAGGTTGAATGTACGAATTTATAGCTGA